In the Micromonospora narathiwatensis genome, one interval contains:
- a CDS encoding YciI family protein: MLLMQFSAAATDFPSIDTWTPEEMQAHIGFMREVNAKLTADGELVQAEGLAGPQQARIVRAGEGGAPVVTEGPFAETKEFLAGWWIVDCETPRRAVEIAAHISTAPGPGGRPLNMPIEVHPVMSAPPQEM; encoded by the coding sequence ATGCTGTTGATGCAGTTCAGCGCCGCCGCGACCGACTTCCCGTCGATCGACACCTGGACGCCGGAGGAGATGCAGGCGCACATCGGGTTCATGCGGGAGGTCAACGCCAAGCTCACCGCCGACGGGGAACTGGTCCAGGCGGAGGGGCTGGCCGGGCCCCAGCAGGCACGCATCGTCCGGGCCGGTGAGGGCGGCGCTCCGGTGGTCACCGAGGGGCCGTTCGCGGAGACCAAGGAGTTCCTCGCCGGCTGGTGGATCGTGGACTGCGAGACGCCGCGGCGGGCGGTCGAGATCGCCGCGCACATCTCCACCGCTCCGGGCCCCGGCGGGCGACCGCTGAACATGCCGATCGAGGTGCACCCGGTCATGTCCGCGCCGCCGCAGGAGATGTGA
- a CDS encoding polysaccharide deacetylase family protein, which translates to MRTTPHPPKRSLIAGLAVAAMVAASSVAVSLAVTAAPAQAAACNGYVGLTFDDGPSGNTAALLNALKQNGLRATMFNTGQNAAANPGQVRAQVDAGMWVGNHSYTHPHLIQQSQAQIDSELSRTQQAIANAGGGTPKLFRPPYGETNSTLKSVEAKYGLTEIIWDVDSQDWNNASVDAIVQANARLTNGQVILMHDWPANTLAAIPRIAQGLASRGLCAGMISPQTGRAVAPDGGGSGGGGGGGGSCTATLSAGQQWSDRYNLNVSVSGSNAWTVTMNIPSPAKVIATWNINATWTNSQTMVATPNGSGNNFGVTIQHNGNWTWPTVSCRAG; encoded by the coding sequence ATGCGAACCACACCACACCCGCCGAAGCGGTCCCTGATCGCGGGCCTCGCCGTCGCCGCGATGGTCGCGGCCAGCAGCGTCGCCGTCTCCCTCGCCGTCACCGCCGCCCCGGCGCAGGCCGCCGCCTGCAACGGGTACGTCGGGCTCACCTTCGACGACGGCCCGTCCGGCAACACTGCCGCCCTGCTCAACGCACTCAAGCAGAACGGGCTGCGGGCCACGATGTTCAACACGGGTCAGAACGCGGCCGCCAACCCGGGCCAGGTCCGGGCCCAGGTCGACGCCGGCATGTGGGTCGGCAACCACAGCTACACCCACCCGCACCTGATCCAGCAGAGCCAGGCGCAGATCGACTCCGAACTCTCCCGTACGCAGCAGGCCATCGCCAACGCGGGCGGCGGCACGCCGAAGCTGTTCCGCCCGCCGTACGGCGAGACGAACTCGACCCTGAAATCGGTGGAGGCCAAGTACGGCCTGACCGAGATCATCTGGGACGTCGACTCGCAGGACTGGAACAACGCCAGCGTCGACGCGATCGTGCAGGCCAACGCCCGGCTCACCAACGGCCAGGTCATCCTCATGCACGACTGGCCCGCCAACACGCTCGCGGCGATCCCGCGTATCGCGCAGGGGCTGGCCAGTCGCGGCCTGTGCGCCGGCATGATCTCCCCGCAGACCGGTCGCGCCGTGGCCCCCGACGGCGGTGGCAGCGGTGGTGGTGGCGGCGGTGGCGGTAGCTGCACCGCGACGCTGTCGGCCGGCCAGCAGTGGAGCGACCGCTACAACCTCAACGTCTCGGTGTCGGGCTCCAACGCCTGGACCGTCACGATGAACATTCCGTCCCCCGCGAAGGTCATCGCCACCTGGAACATCAACGCCACCTGGACCAACTCCCAGACGATGGTCGCCACGCCCAACGGCAGCGGCAACAACTTCGGGGTCACCATCCAGCACAACGGCAACTGGACCTGGCCGACGGTGTCCTGCCGAGCAGGCTGA
- a CDS encoding RNA polymerase sigma factor, protein MRVEMSVRGRIRAGDPEAFRQLFDDHARSVYNHGFRLTGDWSVAEDVVSLTFLEAWRLRDRVDVGGEAGALRPWLLGIATNVARNVRRATRRYAGALARLPPPEVVPDFAEEVAGRLRDRERLARVRTALAALRQPEREVLALCVWSGLDYAEAAAALGVPVGTVRSRLSRARTKLHKLVGAGRLDPPRGVVAPPGENTEPPGGRGQVSVDRTIAVRFAQENAR, encoded by the coding sequence ATGCGTGTGGAGATGAGTGTGCGCGGCCGGATACGGGCCGGGGATCCCGAGGCGTTCCGGCAGCTGTTCGACGACCATGCCCGGTCGGTCTACAACCACGGCTTCCGGCTGACCGGGGACTGGTCGGTGGCCGAGGACGTGGTGTCGCTGACCTTCCTCGAAGCCTGGCGGCTGCGGGACCGGGTGGACGTCGGCGGCGAGGCCGGCGCGCTGCGGCCCTGGCTGCTCGGCATCGCCACCAACGTCGCGCGCAACGTACGCCGAGCCACCCGCCGGTACGCCGGTGCCCTGGCCCGGCTCCCCCCGCCGGAGGTGGTGCCGGACTTCGCCGAGGAGGTCGCCGGCCGCCTCCGGGACCGGGAACGCCTCGCCCGGGTCCGTACCGCCCTCGCGGCGCTGCGCCAGCCCGAACGCGAGGTGCTGGCGCTCTGCGTCTGGTCCGGGCTCGACTACGCCGAGGCAGCGGCGGCGCTCGGCGTACCGGTCGGGACGGTGCGGTCCCGGCTGTCCCGGGCCCGGACCAAGCTGCACAAGCTCGTCGGCGCCGGGCGGCTCGATCCGCCCCGGGGAGTCGTGGCACCGCCCGGGGAGAACACGGAACCGCCCGGCGGTCGTGGACAGGTATCAGTCGACCGCACGATCGCGGTCCGGTTCGCTCAGGAGAACGCCCGATGA
- a CDS encoding CU044_5270 family protein — translation MNADPRDVRADLAGLLPAPAERDLPSDRHRLIQEFVMNEIHTDHPSAERAARRTAPRRRLILASALTGALAAAAAVVVIGVGGSGGSGGAADGPATAASSGQQILLAAATTAEQAPATSGAYWYLRTTSTDTEWESWTGRDGRTWVRGAKTGGDVIALSWAASFRLGGPEVSLAQLQQLPTEPAALKHWITESVRSSDVRTSAGRPDAAMREQMVFDGLLALLAQLPAPPEVRAAAFRAVAAYPEVTSTGATDGGRGLLIRLNGETVARLVVDPTTSRIRKTNFFVTADGARMSTPGDAMFTLTAEWTDRLPR, via the coding sequence ATGAACGCCGACCCGAGAGACGTACGCGCCGACCTGGCCGGGCTGCTGCCGGCGCCGGCGGAGCGGGACCTGCCGAGCGACCGCCACCGGTTGATCCAGGAGTTCGTGATGAACGAGATCCACACCGACCACCCCTCGGCCGAGCGGGCGGCACGCCGCACCGCGCCACGGCGCCGGCTGATCCTGGCCTCGGCGCTGACCGGGGCCCTCGCCGCGGCCGCGGCGGTGGTGGTGATCGGCGTCGGCGGGTCCGGCGGCTCCGGGGGTGCGGCCGACGGCCCGGCCACGGCCGCCTCCTCCGGCCAGCAGATCCTGCTCGCCGCCGCCACCACCGCCGAGCAGGCGCCCGCCACCTCCGGTGCCTACTGGTATCTGCGGACGACGTCCACCGATACCGAGTGGGAGAGCTGGACCGGGCGCGACGGCCGGACCTGGGTTCGGGGCGCGAAGACCGGCGGCGACGTGATCGCGCTTTCCTGGGCCGCGTCGTTCCGGCTCGGCGGCCCCGAGGTGAGCCTCGCGCAGCTCCAGCAGTTGCCGACCGAGCCGGCCGCGCTGAAGCACTGGATCACCGAGTCGGTACGGAGCAGCGACGTCCGGACCAGCGCCGGCCGGCCGGACGCCGCGATGCGGGAGCAGATGGTCTTCGACGGCCTGCTCGCCCTGCTGGCCCAGTTGCCCGCCCCGCCCGAGGTCCGGGCCGCCGCCTTTCGGGCGGTCGCCGCGTATCCCGAGGTGACGAGCACCGGCGCGACGGACGGCGGCCGGGGTCTGCTGATCCGCCTCAACGGGGAGACGGTGGCCCGCCTGGTCGTGGACCCGACCACCAGCCGGATCCGGAAGACCAACTTCTTCGTCACCGCGGACGGGGCCCGGATGTCGACGCCGGGGGACGCGATGTTCACCCTGACCGCCGAGTGGACCGATCGGCTGCCCAGGTAG
- a CDS encoding alpha-galactosidase gives MTILHLRRGRTSLVLDARGPGLPRVVHWGADLGPLPADDLPALVDATIAPVVPSSFDMPTVLSLLPEASAGWSGRPGLSGHRDRRDWSTAFRLTAVDVLDEPAAEAGAQGGTAGTGSPSAPDPSRVAGGGDAVRVSGEERDPDGAGVARVSVRAADPGAGLSLTVEITLHPTGLLTLRHRLRNDGDRAYEVRELTPVLPVPAVATELLDLTGRWCRERAPQRHPWPMGAWVREGRHGRTGHDATLLLVAGTPGFGFRHGEVWAVHTAWSGDHVTVAERRPTGESTLGGGELLTPGEILLAPGAEYATPLLYAVHSADGLDGLSDVLHAHLRARPRHPRTPRPVTLNVWEAVYFDHDLDRLAGLADRAAEVGVERFVLDDGWFRGRRHDRAGLGDWWVDDDVWPDGLQPLIDHVRGHGMQFGLWVEPEMVNPDSDLFRAHPDWVLQAPGRLPPEWRHQQVLDLAHPDAYAHLLSRLDALLGGHDGIAYLKWDHNRDLTEAGHAGRPGVHAQTVAVYRLLDELRARHPGVEIESCSSGGARVDLEILGRTDRVWASDCNDALERLSIQRWTGLLLPPELVGTHIGPGRSHTTHRVHDLGFRAVTALFGHHGIEWDISAISAAERAELAAWVALHKRLRPLLHGGRVVRVDHPDHPAVQAHGVVAHDRSRAVYAVSRLATSVAQVPGPVRLPGLDPSRRYRVRPPAGVPEPALLELAPPGWLASADGVTLGGSVLATVGLQLPALHPEQALLLEVNAVA, from the coding sequence ATGACGATCCTCCACCTGCGACGCGGACGGACCAGCCTGGTGCTCGACGCGCGCGGTCCGGGGCTGCCTCGGGTCGTGCACTGGGGTGCCGACCTCGGCCCGCTGCCCGCCGACGACCTGCCCGCCCTGGTCGACGCCACCATTGCGCCGGTGGTGCCGAGCAGCTTCGACATGCCAACCGTGCTGTCCCTGCTGCCCGAGGCGAGCGCCGGCTGGAGCGGCCGGCCGGGACTGTCCGGCCACCGTGACCGCCGGGACTGGTCGACCGCCTTCCGGCTCACCGCCGTGGACGTGCTCGACGAGCCGGCCGCCGAGGCGGGCGCGCAGGGCGGCACTGCGGGCACCGGCTCGCCATCGGCCCCGGACCCGAGCCGCGTGGCCGGCGGCGGGGACGCGGTGCGCGTATCCGGGGAGGAGCGGGACCCCGACGGGGCCGGGGTCGCGCGGGTGAGCGTGCGGGCGGCGGACCCGGGCGCGGGGTTGTCCCTCACCGTCGAGATCACACTGCACCCGACCGGGCTGCTGACGCTGCGGCACCGGCTGCGCAACGACGGCGACCGGGCGTACGAGGTGCGGGAGCTGACCCCGGTGCTGCCGGTGCCGGCGGTCGCCACCGAACTGCTCGACCTGACCGGGCGCTGGTGCCGGGAACGCGCCCCGCAGCGGCACCCGTGGCCGATGGGCGCCTGGGTACGCGAGGGCCGGCACGGCCGGACCGGTCACGACGCCACACTGCTGCTGGTCGCCGGCACACCCGGGTTCGGCTTCCGGCACGGCGAGGTGTGGGCGGTGCACACCGCGTGGAGCGGCGACCACGTCACGGTGGCCGAGCGCCGCCCGACCGGCGAGTCCACCCTCGGCGGCGGCGAACTGCTCACCCCCGGCGAGATCCTGCTCGCCCCCGGTGCCGAGTACGCCACTCCGCTGCTCTACGCGGTGCACTCCGCCGACGGGCTGGACGGGCTCAGCGACGTGCTGCACGCCCACCTGCGGGCCCGTCCCCGGCATCCGCGCACGCCCCGCCCGGTGACGCTGAACGTCTGGGAGGCCGTCTACTTCGACCACGACCTGGACCGGCTCGCCGGGCTCGCCGACCGGGCCGCCGAGGTGGGCGTGGAACGCTTCGTGCTCGACGACGGCTGGTTCCGGGGCCGCCGGCACGACCGGGCCGGGCTGGGCGACTGGTGGGTCGACGACGACGTCTGGCCGGACGGGCTGCAACCGCTCATCGACCACGTACGCGGCCACGGGATGCAGTTCGGGCTCTGGGTCGAGCCCGAGATGGTCAACCCCGACTCCGACCTGTTCCGGGCCCACCCGGACTGGGTGCTCCAGGCGCCCGGCCGGCTGCCGCCCGAGTGGCGGCACCAGCAGGTGCTCGACCTCGCCCACCCCGACGCGTACGCCCACCTGCTGTCCCGGTTGGACGCGCTGCTCGGCGGCCACGACGGCATCGCGTACCTGAAGTGGGACCACAACCGGGATCTCACCGAGGCCGGGCACGCCGGCCGGCCCGGGGTGCACGCGCAGACCGTGGCGGTCTACCGGCTGCTCGACGAGCTGCGCGCCCGGCACCCCGGCGTGGAGATCGAGAGCTGCTCGTCCGGCGGCGCCCGGGTCGACCTGGAGATCCTGGGCCGCACCGACCGGGTCTGGGCCAGCGACTGCAACGACGCGCTGGAGCGGCTCTCCATCCAGCGCTGGACCGGGCTGCTGCTCCCGCCCGAGCTGGTCGGCACCCACATCGGGCCGGGCCGCTCGCACACCACCCACCGGGTGCACGACCTGGGCTTCCGGGCGGTCACCGCGCTCTTCGGCCACCACGGCATCGAGTGGGACATCAGCGCGATCAGCGCGGCGGAGCGGGCCGAACTCGCCGCCTGGGTCGCGCTGCACAAGCGGCTGCGCCCGCTGCTGCACGGCGGCCGGGTGGTCCGGGTCGACCACCCGGACCACCCGGCCGTGCAGGCACACGGCGTGGTGGCCCACGACCGGTCCCGAGCGGTGTACGCGGTCTCGCGCCTGGCCACGTCGGTCGCCCAGGTGCCCGGCCCGGTACGCCTGCCGGGACTGGACCCGTCCCGGCGCTACCGGGTACGCCCGCCGGCCGGGGTGCCAGAACCGGCGCTCCTGGAGCTGGCCCCGCCGGGCTGGCTGGCCTCGGCCGACGGGGTGACGCTCGGCGGCTCGGTGCTCGCCACGGTGGGGCTTCAGCTGCCGGCCCTGCATCCCGAGCAGGCGCTGCTGCTGGAGGTCAACGCCGTCGCGTAG
- a CDS encoding carbohydrate ABC transporter permease — MIAISTREPTAAAPAGRRRPLRPARLVLHLFLGTVAVGWLFPILWAVLTSLRSYQYTAAHGYVSLGGWTVDNYVTAWRTAEFGKHFLNSVYITVPAVLLTLFLASCVAFVIARFSWRVNLVLLGLFTAANLLPQQALLIPLFRMFTQIPLPSWMSDSELLYDSYWGLILVNVAFQCGFCVFVLSNYMKALPHDLYEAAMVDGASVWRQYWQITMPLCRPALAALATLEVTWIYNEFFWATVLMRSGDKFPVTSSLNNLRGEFFTDNNLVSAGSVLVAIPTLVIFFLLQKQFVRGLTLGASKG; from the coding sequence ATGATCGCCATCTCGACCCGGGAGCCCACGGCCGCCGCGCCGGCCGGGCGCCGCCGGCCACTGCGGCCCGCCCGGCTGGTCCTGCACCTCTTCCTGGGTACGGTGGCGGTCGGCTGGCTCTTCCCGATCCTCTGGGCGGTGCTGACCTCGCTGCGCTCGTACCAGTACACCGCCGCCCATGGCTACGTCTCGCTCGGCGGCTGGACCGTCGACAACTACGTCACCGCCTGGCGGACCGCCGAGTTCGGCAAGCACTTCCTCAACTCGGTCTACATCACGGTCCCGGCGGTGCTGCTGACCCTCTTCCTCGCCTCCTGCGTGGCGTTCGTGATCGCCCGGTTCAGCTGGCGGGTCAACCTCGTCCTGCTCGGGCTGTTCACCGCGGCGAACCTGCTGCCGCAGCAGGCCCTGCTGATCCCGCTGTTCCGGATGTTCACCCAGATCCCGCTGCCGTCCTGGATGAGCGACTCGGAGCTGCTCTACGACAGCTACTGGGGACTGATCCTGGTCAACGTCGCCTTCCAGTGCGGCTTCTGCGTCTTCGTGCTGAGCAACTACATGAAGGCCCTGCCGCACGATCTGTACGAGGCGGCGATGGTCGACGGGGCGAGCGTCTGGCGGCAGTACTGGCAGATCACCATGCCGCTGTGCCGGCCGGCCCTGGCCGCCCTCGCCACCCTTGAGGTGACCTGGATCTACAACGAGTTCTTCTGGGCCACCGTGCTGATGCGCAGCGGCGACAAGTTCCCGGTGACCAGTTCGCTGAACAACCTGCGCGGCGAGTTCTTCACCGACAACAACCTCGTCTCGGCCGGCTCGGTGCTGGTCGCGATCCCCACCCTGGTGATCTTCTTCCTGTTGCAGAAGCAGTTCGTCCGGGGCCTGACCCTGGGAGCGAGCAAGGGATGA
- a CDS encoding carbohydrate ABC transporter permease: MSDLPLIQADHAVPAPAATTSPGGRRRRLRLLSRTDRVVITLMVLVPLILVCGLVWLPALATVLLSGTNWDGIGPIGEIDWVGWKNYDDVVNIYPPFVPAIQNNLLWLAALFVVATPFGMLLAVLLDKEMRGSRFYQTALYLPVVLSLALIGFVWQLIYSRDQGLLNAVLGSNVDWYGDPHVNIWAVLVAAGWRHVGYIMLLYLAGLKGVDPSLREAAAVDGSSETSTFFRVVFPVMRPINIIVLVVTVIESLRAFDLVWVINKGRNGLELLSALVTANVVGEASRIGFGSALATIMLVVSLVFITVYLATVMREDRR, encoded by the coding sequence GTGTCCGACCTGCCCCTGATCCAAGCGGATCACGCCGTGCCAGCACCGGCCGCGACCACCTCCCCCGGTGGTCGCCGCCGCCGGCTACGGCTCCTGTCCCGTACCGACCGCGTGGTGATCACGCTGATGGTGCTCGTACCCCTGATCCTCGTCTGCGGGCTGGTCTGGCTGCCGGCGCTGGCCACCGTGCTGCTCTCCGGCACCAACTGGGACGGGATCGGCCCCATCGGCGAGATCGACTGGGTCGGGTGGAAGAACTACGACGACGTGGTGAACATCTACCCGCCGTTCGTGCCGGCGATCCAGAACAACCTGCTCTGGCTGGCCGCCCTGTTCGTGGTGGCCACCCCGTTCGGGATGCTCCTCGCCGTGCTGCTCGACAAGGAGATGCGCGGCAGCCGGTTCTACCAGACCGCGCTCTACCTGCCGGTGGTGCTCTCCCTGGCGCTGATCGGCTTCGTCTGGCAGCTCATCTACAGCCGCGACCAGGGCCTGCTCAACGCGGTGCTGGGCAGCAACGTCGACTGGTACGGCGACCCGCACGTCAACATCTGGGCGGTCCTGGTGGCCGCCGGGTGGCGGCACGTCGGCTACATCATGCTGCTCTACCTGGCCGGCCTGAAGGGCGTCGACCCGTCGCTGCGCGAGGCCGCCGCGGTGGACGGCTCCTCGGAGACCAGCACCTTCTTCCGGGTGGTCTTCCCGGTGATGCGGCCGATCAACATCATCGTGCTGGTGGTGACGGTGATCGAGTCGCTGCGCGCGTTCGACCTGGTCTGGGTCATCAACAAGGGCCGCAACGGGCTGGAGCTGCTCTCCGCGCTGGTCACCGCGAACGTGGTCGGCGAGGCGAGCCGGATCGGCTTCGGCTCCGCGCTGGCGACGATCATGCTGGTCGTCTCCCTGGTCTTCATCACCGTCTACCTGGCCACCGTCATGCGGGAGGACCGGCGATGA
- a CDS encoding ABC transporter substrate-binding protein: protein MSRPRSQAEYLARLVPPSVAGLNRRSLLAGAAGAGALLGTGVLAGCGSDSGSGTDSKTVSVGSNASDPTPKDVLAKLTAAFQGSSGIQANINTVDHNTFQENINNYLQGKPDDVFTWFAGYRMRFFAAKGLAGDVSDVWGKLSGFSDAFKKASTGDDGKQYFVPASYYPWAVFYRKSVWQQHGYQVPQTLDALNALGAQMKKDGLNPIAFADKDGWPAMGTFDILNLRINGYQFHIDLMAGKEAWTSDKVKKVFDTWAGLLPLHQPDALGRTWQEAAQSLQQKKSGMYLLGLFVAQQFNDNEQDDIDFFTFPEIDSTIGAKALDAPIDGYMMARKPKSTANAKKLLEYIGSVDAANIMVKGDPGTLVANTGADTSGYTALQKKAAELVGSATEIAQFLDRDTRPDFASTVIIPAFQQFIKDPKNIGGLLTSIENQKKSIFTS from the coding sequence ATGTCCCGTCCTCGATCGCAAGCCGAGTACCTCGCCCGACTCGTACCCCCGTCCGTCGCCGGCCTCAACCGCCGCTCGCTGCTGGCCGGGGCGGCCGGCGCGGGCGCGCTGCTCGGCACGGGAGTGCTCGCTGGTTGCGGCTCCGACTCCGGCTCCGGCACGGACTCCAAGACCGTGTCGGTCGGCTCGAACGCCTCGGACCCGACGCCGAAGGACGTCCTCGCCAAGCTGACGGCGGCCTTCCAGGGTTCGTCCGGGATCCAGGCCAACATCAACACGGTCGACCACAACACTTTCCAGGAGAACATCAACAACTACCTGCAGGGCAAGCCGGACGACGTGTTCACCTGGTTCGCCGGCTACCGGATGCGGTTCTTCGCGGCCAAGGGCCTGGCCGGCGACGTCAGCGACGTCTGGGGCAAGCTCTCCGGGTTCTCGGACGCGTTCAAGAAGGCGTCCACCGGGGACGACGGGAAGCAGTACTTCGTGCCGGCGTCGTATTACCCGTGGGCGGTCTTCTACCGCAAGTCGGTCTGGCAGCAGCACGGCTACCAGGTGCCGCAGACCCTCGACGCGCTGAACGCCCTCGGCGCGCAGATGAAGAAGGACGGCCTGAACCCGATCGCCTTCGCCGACAAGGACGGCTGGCCGGCCATGGGCACCTTCGACATCCTCAACCTGCGGATCAACGGCTACCAGTTCCACATCGACCTGATGGCCGGCAAGGAGGCGTGGACCTCCGACAAGGTGAAGAAGGTCTTCGACACCTGGGCCGGGCTGCTGCCGCTGCACCAGCCGGACGCGCTGGGCCGGACCTGGCAGGAGGCCGCCCAGTCGTTGCAGCAGAAGAAGAGCGGCATGTACCTGCTCGGCCTCTTCGTCGCCCAGCAGTTCAACGACAACGAGCAGGACGACATCGACTTCTTCACCTTCCCCGAGATCGACTCGACGATCGGGGCCAAGGCCCTGGACGCGCCGATCGACGGCTACATGATGGCCCGCAAGCCGAAGTCCACGGCGAACGCCAAGAAGCTGCTGGAGTACATCGGCAGCGTCGACGCCGCGAACATCATGGTGAAGGGCGACCCGGGCACCCTGGTCGCCAACACCGGCGCGGACACCAGCGGCTACACCGCCTTGCAGAAGAAGGCCGCCGAACTGGTCGGCTCGGCCACCGAGATCGCCCAGTTCCTCGACCGGGACACCCGGCCGGACTTCGCCTCCACCGTGATCATCCCGGCGTTCCAGCAGTTCATCAAGGACCCGAAGAACATCGGCGGGCTGCTGACCAGCATCGAGAACCAGAAAAAGTCGATCTTCACCAGCTGA
- a CDS encoding beta-galactosidase: MRNWHGAGIWYGADYNPEQWPEETWAEDVALMRRAGVNLVSVGIFSWALLEPAPDRYEFGWLDRVLDLLHGGGINVDLATATASPPPWLAHRHPETLPRRADGTLLWPGGRQAYCPSSPIFRARSLALVEAVAGRYADHPAVVMWHVSNELGCHNVHCYCDVSAEAFRRWLRVRYGDLDALNAAWGTAFWSQRYHDWAEVNPPRTAPTFANPTQQLDFLRFSSDEQRAQLRAERELLTRLAPQPVTTNFMIGTGVKHLDYHSWAPDVDLVANDHYLIAADPRPHVDLALAADHTRGVAGGGPWLLMEHSTSAVNWQPRNVAKTPGQLRRNSLAHVARGADGVLFFQWRASRAGAEKFHSALVPHAGPETKVFREVCRLGADLAALAEVRGSRVEADVAILFDYEAWWGVELDSHPSVDVTYVDRLADLHGALWRAGVTADVVHPSADLSRYRLVLVPTLYLVRDADAAAMRRYVEAGGTALVTYFSGIVDEHDHIRLGGYPGAYRDLLGVWTEEFFPLRAGERVRLDDGSGADVWTEWLHAEGAEVLTTYADGPLPGVPALTRHAVGAGAAWYVGTRLDETGTDRLVARLLAESGARPPVPAPEGVEVVRRRAADRSWLFVINHGDAEARLAVTGTELLGGGRCAGELVVPAGEVAVVREEPAKEV; the protein is encoded by the coding sequence ATGCGGAACTGGCACGGTGCGGGCATCTGGTACGGCGCCGACTACAACCCGGAACAGTGGCCCGAGGAGACCTGGGCCGAGGACGTGGCGCTGATGCGCCGGGCCGGGGTCAACCTGGTCTCGGTCGGGATCTTCTCCTGGGCCCTGCTGGAGCCCGCCCCCGACCGATACGAGTTCGGCTGGCTGGACCGCGTGCTGGACCTGCTGCACGGTGGCGGGATCAATGTGGACCTCGCCACCGCCACCGCCAGCCCGCCGCCCTGGCTGGCCCACCGGCACCCGGAGACGCTGCCCCGCCGGGCCGACGGCACGCTGCTGTGGCCGGGCGGGCGGCAGGCGTACTGCCCCAGCTCGCCGATCTTCCGGGCGCGCTCGCTCGCCCTGGTCGAGGCCGTCGCCGGCCGGTACGCCGACCACCCGGCCGTGGTCATGTGGCACGTCTCCAACGAGCTGGGCTGCCACAACGTGCACTGCTACTGCGATGTCAGCGCCGAGGCGTTCCGCCGCTGGCTGCGGGTGCGTTACGGCGACCTGGACGCGCTGAACGCCGCCTGGGGCACCGCGTTCTGGAGCCAGCGCTACCACGACTGGGCGGAGGTCAACCCGCCGCGTACCGCCCCGACCTTCGCCAACCCGACCCAGCAGCTGGACTTCCTGCGCTTCTCCTCGGACGAGCAGCGGGCCCAACTGCGCGCCGAGCGGGAGCTGCTGACCCGGCTCGCCCCGCAGCCGGTAACCACGAACTTCATGATCGGCACCGGCGTGAAGCACCTGGACTACCACTCCTGGGCGCCCGACGTGGACCTGGTCGCCAACGACCACTACCTGATCGCCGCCGACCCGCGGCCCCACGTCGACCTGGCGCTCGCCGCCGACCACACCCGGGGCGTCGCCGGTGGCGGGCCGTGGCTGCTGATGGAGCACTCCACCAGCGCGGTCAACTGGCAGCCGCGCAACGTCGCCAAGACCCCCGGCCAGCTCCGGCGCAACAGCCTCGCGCACGTGGCGCGCGGCGCCGACGGGGTGCTGTTCTTCCAGTGGCGGGCCTCCCGGGCGGGCGCGGAGAAGTTCCACTCCGCGCTGGTCCCGCACGCCGGCCCGGAGACCAAGGTGTTCCGCGAGGTGTGCCGGCTCGGCGCCGACCTGGCGGCCCTCGCCGAGGTACGCGGCAGCCGGGTCGAGGCCGACGTGGCGATCCTGTTCGACTACGAGGCGTGGTGGGGCGTCGAACTCGACTCCCACCCGAGCGTCGACGTCACCTACGTCGACCGGCTCGCCGACCTGCACGGGGCGCTCTGGCGGGCCGGGGTCACCGCCGACGTGGTGCACCCGTCGGCCGACCTGTCCCGCTACCGGCTGGTCCTGGTGCCCACCCTCTACCTGGTCCGCGACGCCGACGCCGCGGCCATGCGGCGGTACGTCGAGGCGGGCGGGACCGCGCTGGTCACGTACTTCAGCGGCATCGTCGACGAGCACGACCACATCCGGCTCGGCGGCTACCCGGGCGCGTACCGTGACCTGCTCGGGGTGTGGACCGAGGAGTTCTTCCCGCTCCGCGCCGGCGAGCGGGTACGCCTGGACGACGGCTCGGGCGCCGACGTGTGGACCGAGTGGCTGCACGCCGAGGGGGCGGAGGTGCTCACCACGTACGCCGACGGGCCGCTGCCCGGTGTGCCGGCGCTGACCCGGCACGCCGTCGGCGCCGGAGCCGCCTGGTACGTCGGCACCCGGCTCGACGAGACAGGCACCGACCGCCTGGTGGCCCGGCTGCTGGCCGAGTCCGGGGCCCGCCCGCCGGTGCCCGCGCCCGAGGGGGTGGAGGTGGTCCGGCGGCGCGCCGCCGACCGGAGCTGGCTGTTCGTCATCAACCACGGCGACGCCGAGGCCCGGCTGGCCGTCACCGGCACCGAGCTGCTGGGCGGCGGCCGGTGTGCGGGCGAGTTGGTCGTGCCGGCCGGCGAGGTGGCGGTGGTCCGCGAGGAGCCCGCGAAGGAGGTCTGA